One region of Rhodothermaceae bacterium genomic DNA includes:
- a CDS encoding sigma-70 family RNA polymerase sigma factor: MVDEDLMELFQAGTVEAYNILVDRYSERLMHYLYGFLGDKKRCEDLLQETFLRVHRNRHSYQRIAKFSTWLYTIAGNLARSEYRKQKRRHMYSIQSVSRDNEEYEMPLPDETFLPDKHTESALQDEYIQEALGSLPPNFREVVILRDVQQLAYGEIAQITGLPMGTVKSRINRGRSKLQGILREIYPFTEEPDPLPIDLPNSTTQLEAVE; encoded by the coding sequence ATGGTAGATGAGGACCTGATGGAGCTTTTTCAGGCTGGAACTGTGGAGGCCTATAATATCCTGGTGGATCGCTACAGTGAGCGCCTTATGCATTATCTGTATGGATTTCTAGGTGACAAAAAACGCTGCGAAGATCTTCTTCAGGAAACATTCCTTCGCGTTCACCGCAACCGCCACTCGTATCAGCGTATTGCAAAATTCTCTACTTGGCTCTATACCATCGCGGGGAATCTAGCTCGGAGTGAGTATCGAAAGCAGAAGCGTCGGCATATGTATTCGATCCAGTCCGTGAGCAGGGACAATGAGGAATACGAGATGCCACTGCCGGACGAGACCTTTTTACCGGATAAACACACGGAAAGTGCTCTTCAGGATGAGTACATCCAGGAAGCACTGGGTTCGCTCCCACCAAATTTCAGAGAGGTGGTAATTCTGCGGGACGTTCAGCAACTGGCTTACGGTGAGATCGCACAAATCACAGGACTTCCAATGGGAACGGTAAAAAGTCGCATTAATCGCGGACGTAGCAAGTTACAGGGGATACTCAGAGAGATCTATCCCTTTACGGAGGAACCAGATCCCCTCCCCATTGATCTACCAAATAGTACCACACAATTGGAAGCCGTCGAATGA
- a CDS encoding NADH-quinone oxidoreductase subunit J: protein MFAEVFFIAASLIAVFAALAMLISRSPVQSALWLILVMLCVAGLYVTLNAEFIAVVQVLVYAGAIMVLFLFVIMLLNLSAVPEVDRVDAKKGVGFVLFTVILAQMVYVTATTSESLSSAVVNTETGSALNIAEALFTRYVLPFEIIGILLLVATVGAVMLAKRTFE from the coding sequence ATGTTTGCTGAAGTGTTTTTTATTGCCGCCAGTCTCATTGCGGTGTTTGCAGCACTAGCAATGCTGATTTCACGCAGCCCCGTCCAGAGTGCATTATGGTTGATTCTTGTGATGCTCTGTGTGGCGGGACTGTATGTGACACTAAATGCTGAATTCATTGCGGTTGTGCAGGTCCTAGTCTACGCAGGTGCAATTATGGTCCTGTTTTTATTTGTCATCATGCTACTCAACCTGAGTGCAGTCCCTGAAGTTGACCGGGTTGATGCGAAGAAAGGGGTCGGGTTTGTTTTGTTCACAGTGATTCTGGCTCAGATGGTTTACGTGACGGCAACGACCTCAGAGTCATTGTCGTCAGCAGTCGTAAATACAGAAACCGGATCTGCATTGAACATCGCGGAGGCACTTTTTACACGTTATGTGCTCCCGTTTGAGATTATCGGGATCCTTCTTCTGGTCGCAACTGTGGGGGCGGTGATGCTTGCAAAGCGCACGTTTGAATAG
- a CDS encoding DUF971 domain-containing protein, producing the protein MSLLPGGLTCQRLIIEKDAQTLEVQWSDGHHCTFPLDGLRRACPCAACQGHEKMHELPDPAIFRLPALMRWENVKAEIAGSVGVRLIWDDGHNSGIFTWARLRAMCPCE; encoded by the coding sequence ATGAGTCTGCTTCCTGGTGGATTAACCTGCCAGCGTCTGATCATTGAGAAAGATGCTCAGACTCTGGAAGTTCAATGGTCTGATGGCCATCACTGCACTTTTCCACTGGATGGCCTGAGGCGTGCGTGTCCCTGTGCTGCTTGTCAGGGACACGAAAAAATGCATGAACTCCCGGACCCCGCAATTTTTCGCCTCCCTGCCTTAATGCGATGGGAAAATGTTAAGGCCGAAATCGCAGGGAGTGTGGGGGTGCGTCTCATCTGGGATGATGGGCATAACAGTGGCATTTTTACCTGGGCGCGCTTACGCGCTATGTGTCCGTGCGAGTAA
- the mdh gene encoding malate dehydrogenase, with translation MNKVTVIGAGNVGATVAECVARKDMVKEVVLIDIKDGLSEGKALDIAESAPIHLFDTRVKGVTNDYSATADSDICVITSGVPRKPGMSRDDLLEINANIVRSVTESFVAESPDAIIIVISNPLDVMTYVAHQASGFPSHRVFGMAGVLDTARFRAFLSMELGVSVKDIQALLMGGHGDTMVPLPRYTSVGGIPITELLSEDRIESIVERTKSGGGEIVQLMGTSAWYAPGAAAAEMAEAIVKDSGRVLPCAVCPSGEYGLSDLFIGLPVRLGHSGIEQIITVDLNESEQALLDVSAEHIRSNFEDLRRVLNQSEA, from the coding sequence ATGAATAAGGTTACCGTGATTGGAGCGGGCAATGTTGGGGCCACTGTTGCCGAATGTGTGGCCCGTAAAGATATGGTCAAAGAAGTAGTATTGATTGATATCAAGGACGGCTTATCCGAGGGAAAGGCTCTTGACATCGCCGAATCCGCCCCGATCCACTTATTTGATACCCGGGTTAAGGGAGTCACCAACGATTATAGTGCTACCGCGGACTCTGATATTTGCGTAATCACCAGTGGCGTACCCCGAAAACCAGGTATGAGCCGGGATGACCTGCTGGAGATCAATGCCAATATTGTTCGTTCGGTTACGGAATCATTTGTAGCGGAGAGCCCCGATGCGATCATTATCGTGATCTCCAACCCACTTGATGTGATGACCTACGTAGCCCATCAAGCCAGCGGGTTCCCATCCCATCGGGTTTTTGGAATGGCTGGCGTTTTGGATACTGCACGGTTCCGGGCCTTCCTGTCTATGGAGCTTGGAGTTTCTGTCAAGGACATTCAGGCACTCCTGATGGGCGGACACGGAGATACGATGGTTCCTTTGCCCCGCTATACTAGCGTAGGTGGGATTCCGATCACCGAACTGCTCTCTGAAGATCGGATTGAATCTATTGTCGAACGTACGAAGAGTGGGGGTGGGGAGATCGTACAGCTCATGGGAACCTCGGCCTGGTATGCTCCAGGGGCTGCAGCTGCGGAAATGGCCGAAGCAATCGTCAAGGATTCTGGCCGAGTACTCCCCTGTGCCGTGTGCCCATCCGGTGAATATGGTCTCTCTGATTTATTTATCGGCCTGCCCGTCCGCCTTGGCCACTCTGGAATTGAACAGATCATCACTGTCGATCTGAACGAATCGGAGCAGGCTTTACTAGATGTTTCTGCTGAGCATATCCGCAGTAACTTCGAAGACCTCAGGCGTGTCTTGAATCAATCCGAGGCTTAA
- a CDS encoding Smr/MutS family protein — translation MKDEISQYPTDGILDLHTFHPRDAADVTREYLRACHSEDIYHIRIIHGKGTGTLRATVHAVLAKSPLVDSWKTATDSSSWGATLVELKPRIDSRHA, via the coding sequence ATGAAGGACGAGATTTCTCAGTATCCCACAGATGGGATTCTGGATCTACATACGTTCCATCCTCGGGATGCCGCTGATGTGACCCGTGAGTATCTCCGTGCATGTCACAGCGAGGACATCTATCACATACGTATTATTCACGGCAAGGGCACAGGAACTCTACGAGCAACTGTGCATGCCGTGCTGGCGAAATCTCCACTTGTCGATTCCTGGAAGACTGCGACAGATTCAAGCAGTTGGGGGGCTACACTGGTGGAGCTTAAGCCTCGGATTGATTCAAGACACGCCTGA